In Phragmites australis chromosome 18, lpPhrAust1.1, whole genome shotgun sequence, the genomic window gtacaccgactactgtttGTTTTTGTCGTTTCGGAAAAGCGAACACGAGGGCAGGGTTTTGCGCGTGAGGGGACTGCCTCGGCGAACAGATTAGCATACGAGGGTCCCGATGATAAcccgggaacaatagtttattgcgtatgtatgaaagaaaattcatatgactttagtaACTCACCGAGTAGTtgtcagccttccggccgaccggtccaggaaagggtagatgccctGAGCTCGGGGCGCCTGGGAACATGGGTTCCCTCGTGCAGAACGCCAAAGCCCCTGggacatccttttagcacccgagcactggaaacccGGTAATAGAACctggggctaggcggtcccgaccactcatgtccgagcggtaggattagccgaggaccccagaggctcgaacaacgccctgggcactgaggcccttgtggtTCGACTGCTTGGTCCTCGAGCATTTATCTGTAAGCTTGGAAAATAGGCAAaggttctttgcttggtgcgctctgttagtgcggtactcattatagtctgctctcatttttgacccaaGACCTCTCAAatgcccggaccggcgaagtgtacagacagaggcatgaccaagaggtccaatggttcggtggtgcccagggtaggactgaccaggccgagcaccgacagcccgcccctggggtctaggtggtcccgaccactcatgttcgagcagtaggattaaccgagaaccccaaaggctcggtagtacttggggtactgccatgcagttgggcaccacaacctaccacgacagacttaagtcagcagtcaCTGCCTACATgcataccgaccgggatccgtttttatcagcggaaaaaatgagagagcgtgtttttctcgcacaaattgagcatctcaccaagcaaattaaacatatggattccagaggaaaaactcGAAAAATATATAGATGATTTGTACAtaagtgctaacttacatggttcgtggcagcccccggccaattTGGGCAGGGGGAAGGCCCCTGTCCTGGTTGGCCTGAGCACAAACATGCCCACCTAGAGATAAAACTTGCGAaaatgctcgatgttccacgcgtttgggagaggctgcccgtcctctgtggccagctGAAATGAATCTTGCCGCGGGGCACCGATCAcaatgaaggggccttcccacatgacggagagtttattctttccttcgcgcgtctgGGCgagtcggagaactagatcccgaACTTCGAGTGACCGGGCCTGGATATGGAGCTGATGGTAACGCctcaggctctgctgatatctggcAGCTCAGACGGCGGCTCATCGTCGATGCTCCTCCAAGTGCTCGACGTCGTCGCAtcttcgttgttcctgttcaccttctgagtaagcattcacccgaggggagcctagcatgagctcggaggggaggaccacaTCGGTGcagtagacgaggaagaaaggtgtCTCCCCGGTGGTCCGTCTTGGCGTGGttcggttggcccataacacagcaggcagctcatcgatccaccctttctcatgctttgccagcacatcgtaggttcgggttttgagccccttcagaaTCTCGGCATttgcgcgctcgacttgcccattgctatggggatgagcaacagaggcaaaACAGagcttgatcccgaggtcctcgcagtattccccaaatagggcacttgtgaactgggtgccattgtcggtgatgatcctgttcaggacgccgaagcgacttgtgataccgcggatgaattggatcgccgtgttcttggtaaccttgacgactgggaccgcctccggccacttggtgaatttgtcgatgacGATGTaaaggtactcatagcccccgattgctcaggggaatggatccaagatgtccagcccccaaactgcgaagggccaagacagggggatggtatgaagagcctgagttggctggtgaatctgccttgcgtggaactggcacgccctgcagcgccaaaccagctcggaagcgtcttagagagctgtaggccagtagaagccttgccgaaaggcccgccagctgtcggtggatgaacaccgcaagcggggatcctgagggaccccctttgagattcggccggggggctgattcagGATCTatctcgtacgtggatttaatgcgaaagTATGAGGTCTAGGcaggacggatgatcgtcggctagtaagagtaaatgctcaagggattttagataagttcgggccgcacggagcgtaataccctactcctgcgtgtctgatgtgctattaatgctcttggaatgcctttctctggatctctgtattacaaggttttttgtctaagtcttgagcttcggtcttgctttgAGTCGCCCTGTCCAAAGGTTGACTTCTATCAGCCGTCGTCCCCTCTTCGAAGTGcttctcccctccccccccccttttatcctgttaggaggaggcttggcgtgcccagaacagGGGCACTAGTCCccgtaagccataaatggaaagcaaccattatggggctacagtttgatgttacaggggttgaaaacgcaccttcggccggtcccgtcgcccattacgcccaactttagcaggtgcaggggggccaccgggcagccgccgaacgtCCCCGCATGCCCAttcggtcagagcagatctgacacggtaggggggcaggcgatacgccttgagcccagcgacgataatttcaagccgtttcctttatgggccccgcagggtgacgtgcgatgggacccgtcacattaaatgtccccacgcctcctgccaggcggtggcagggactgacgtacttagtacgacaggcgtggggggagtggttggaagtgacaggccacgctccctcttaaatgccgCATTGGGCGTctcaccgattgacacctcaccgtgaagCCCTCCTGGGGTCCagcggcaaggggcttctcgggtcctcgaggaactcagggtactcggggaccaactgttcatggccccgagcaccctctcctggatttgtcccttctcgggtcctcagggaactccgggtactcgggggccaactgttcatggccccgagcacccctcccagaactggctcttctcggatcctcggggaactccgggtactcggcggccaactgttcatggccccgatcACCCCTCCCAAAACTagcccttctcgggtcctcgggcagatggcgccacgtggcaccatgctgttctggccttgggactcgggaacccctggttcccagATCACCGACAATGACTAgatgggtggtggtgcaggagagagagaggggaagagataaggtggagagagaggctAGCTTGTGGACTTGTGGTGGAGGACGCGGGAGGAAGGGCACTGGAGCGGTCAGAGCCAACGGACGTGAGAGCGAACCAAAACGCGATTCAACTAAAATTTTGGGTCCGGGTACCTTCAGTGTCAGTTGTGACtgtaaccggcactgatagttgactatcagtgccggttcgtgatTGGAACTGAcgctgatgtatcagtgccagtttcaGCCAAGAACTAACACTAAtagtgattatcagtgccggttcttagctcCTCGGTCATCTTTCACGCGTgggagttttagaaccggcactgatacgtctatTGTAGCAGTTATCGTTGAACTAGCACTGAGGGGGCACTATATATGACccattttgtagtagtgtcatTACCGGTTATAAAGAAAAAACAGCAGTGATACTATAACTCCTGGTTTTCAATACGAACCTGTAGTGAACCGAACCACCGTTATTATCCTCCCACGTGCCCGTTATTTCTTTGCTTACACATTTCtcctatctctatctctatgcTCGATCCAAACCACTGAGGCCACCACCTCACCAAAATCGCATTTGGCCCCCAACTACGATGATGCCACAATGTGAATGGCCACCTCGCTTCTCATCGTGGAGGTATtggccctcctcctcgccgtcgccatggTGCCCCCTGCCACGATTGAGATCCAGCAACGCCTTTGACCCGTCAGCCTCTGTCGAGCTCGACCACTGCTAGCTcagcctcttcctctccaccctCGATGCCTTGGTACACATCCTCCACCAACTCAGCCTCTTCCTCTCCATTAACACCCTCGGCGACAACCTCCTTTGGATCCACACGTCAGCGACCACCTCTTCGAGATCCTCGTTGTGGCTTCCACGGTGAGCTCCTCCAAGGCTTCCACGGTGAGCTCCTCAGCACGAGGAGACAAAAATCCAGAAGATTGCTCTTGAACATGGCGACCTCCTCCACGTCTTCTTGGATTGGTGGCCTACTTTGCCTAGGTGGACGTTGAGGTCGTCGATGGTGGGTCCTGACAGCGTCAAGTGCTGATGGCcccatttttttgtttttgattttggGAAGCTCTATTACCGCTGGTTCTATAACCGGCAGTGACAAGGGTTCATATTACTGCCGAATGCCCACTACTAGCTCCAAAATCGGTAGTGATTTCTCTTTGAAATAGGCAGTGATGGCATGTTCTGTAGTAATGTGATGAAAACAATATACTTACAGTATAATAAACAAGTTATCAAGTGAAAAAAGTTGTcaagttaaacatgattaatcatgatgtactaatttagtATATATTCCATCCGTATGATACATGCTGTCAGCAGCCGACTACTTGGCCTAATATAAAATGTATTATCACAGCTGCTGCTTGTGGCAGTAGGAGCTGCAGGTTAGGTATGTTATGAACAAGTCAATAAGATTTACTACTTAGATAGCTTTGTTAATTATTGAACTGGTATTACTACAAGTCTTACTTGATTAAATCACAAGTAAATTAGCACGTGCCATAGCTAGCCTTCTACGAGTTCTCCTCGCTTAGTATGCACATTGCATATTGGATTCGTGCAAGTAACCACTCGAGAAAACTAGTAAATGTTGGaaacattaattttccatgaCTCTAGTGATCGATGACAATATGAGGATGTTCATTATTCGGATTAGAAGCAAATTGAAGATATTATAAGTTCTGTTTGtaacatcattgtcattgtcaaCTCTTGGGTACATGTGTGACTCCATGCATGGGTTGACTGATGCGTCTCAATTGCTTAGTTTACCCACTATCTTCTACCGTGTGACTATGTCTTCCTCTTCACAAAATTGAGTTCTCTAAATATTAGGATTTTCCATGATTAAACTAAATGATGGACAAGGACAAatcctttctttaagagtacATATATGCCTGCAAGAACTGAGATTCCAATTAAGTTAATAGCGGTAATGGAAATCACACTTTTTTTACTGCCGAAATCTTTTAGTCTAGATTTGAATACGGAAAAGGGTTATCTTCTAAAACTGCTACAAATACCATaccaaaattatgaaacaattaTAATTACTGCTAGTAAGTCCTCCGGATATAGTAATTATAAATACTGCTGGCCTCATCCGGATATAATTTTTTGACGAAATTGAGGCCAAGTACAGATTCAGGAAAAGATGCCAAGAACACCGCAATCTTGAACCCGGCAACACCAAACATTAAGAAAACGATGTGCATAGTTTTTCTAAGGTTTCTGACGAGAGTAAGAGAAAAGGGCAAACTCTCTTGCCAAATGTAAACGTGCAGTGCACCAAAACGCGCAGACACCAGAGACCACGTCAGATTAGTTAGTATAGTGTCAAGATATTAAAAGAAAGCTAGCTTTGAAAAGTCGCTACAAGGTAGTGCATCGTTTCATCTGCAGAGGATGTGTTTTAATGTCTATGTTGCAAGGACCCAATGGTTGTGAATGCGGATGATTTCTTCAAGGCAGCCAACCTTGACAAGCCTAGGGACACCAAGATGAGCAAGGTGGGGTCCAACGTCACTTTGATCAACGTCATGCAGATCCCAGGCCTCAACACATTAGGCATCTCATTGGCACGCATCGACTATGCTCCCTTAGGAGAGAACCCACCACACACACACCCACGTGCCACTGAGATCCTCACAGTGCTTGAAGGAACACTCTATGTTGGGTTTGTCACCTCCAACCCAAACAAGCTCTTTGCCAAGGTGCTCAACAAGGGTGACGTATTTGTATTCCCCCAAGGACTCATCCACTTTCAATTCAACCCTGTCCATGACAAGCCGGCGATCGCCATCGCTGCGCTGAGCAGCCAAAACCCTGGTGCTATTACCATTGCCAATGCTGTCTTTGGATCGAAGCCACCGATCGCAGATGATGTGTTGGCCAAGGCATTTCAAGTGGAAAAGGGTACAATTGATTGGCTCCAGGCTCAATTCTGGGAGAACAACCACTATTGAAGGACTTAACTAGTTGGTTGTATGAAAAGATGTATATTTATAATTTGCAGAGGCTGTGTTTTAATTTCTATGTTACAAGCAATAAAAAAGTGTCATGTATGTACTTCTATAACAATTTTGTTGCGGGATATCAATCAAATCCCTGACAAATAGATTTCTGGGCTATTAATGTTTTATGATGTACCTTGGTCTGTTTTTCTTTCCATTAGTAAAAAGATATGGTGCGTAAAGTTCCCGCATAAATGTTTTGATGACAGTTCAAGCGTAATGCTGACTGTATAGATTGTTCGAATGTGGACATACACATGGAGGTTAAATGGTGTTTTCCATTGTCACGTAACATGTTGGAGCGAATTTACCTTTTATAGTAGTAAATAGTACCTTTTATAGCAATTTATCAATCAACAAGACACTGGAATCAGTAAATGGAAACAAAAAAGTTGCATGATTTTGCTCTATATTAAAGTTAGCGTTGTAATGAAAGATATATATGTTAGGGTAACCATTATGAGGATGATTACACAGAGTCTGAGACGGACCACCGCATTAGGCAGAGCGTGGCAGCTGCCCGAGCTGGGCACCGCGGCGGCCGGAGTTGACGCAAAGAAGCTACAGGCATGGCCGCGTGGGCCTTTGCATCAGGAAACGGGAGGAAGAAAGCATGAAAATGTATGGAGGAAGAGGGACATGGAGAAGACTCGGAAGAGGCTGACGGTGCTATAGGGCGATGGGAGAGTGAGCATGGTTAAACGGTAGATGTCGGAAGCCTTAGGTAAATTCTACCCCTTCTGAAGTTCTGGGTATGGTCCGCCACTGGTTGGAGTGTATGTTATGAACAACTATGTATTGATAATAAGCCCGTAGGAATATTGTACATTTATAATTTATATTCAACATTCATcagcaaaaaaatatttaatacgCCTGTTGAAATATTGTACATTTATAATTTATATTCAAGATTCATcagcaaaaaaatatttctgtaggaaaataatttatttgtcAGTATTATAAATAAGTTATCTAGTAAAACATGATTAATCATGATTTATGTAGTTTATAATTCATCCTCATGATACATACTAATGTAAACCATTACGCAGCGTAGCAGCCAATTATGTGGCTTAATTAAACACCACTTTTCACATGCAGCTGCTTGTTGCCTCAGAAGAAACAGGTCAAGAAATTGACTAGGAAGATCTTTTGGCTATTGATCTGGTATTGATATAGAATCCCTACTTGATTAACTCACAAGTAAAGCATATACGTGCGGCAGCTACCCTTGTACCAGTTCTCTCCTTCTTCGTACAAATACAATATTGCATTGGATTCGTGCAAGTAACCACGTACTCCAACAAAATGGAGACCAAGTAAATATAATGTTGGTAAGGTTAATCTTCTATATATGACTCATCAATGACCACATTGAGATTgctcattagatgtattaggtACAAAATGAAGATATTATAAGATCTGTTTGTGATCTTCTCGGCGCTGTTGACTCTTTCTTACGTATATGTCAGTGCATATGCATAGATTGACCGATGAACCTTGATTTCTTCTTAGTTTACACCACTAGCACAATCTGCAAGCTAAGTATGCATGTTGGGAGATGTCATAATACAATATTAAATTCACGTGCCTTTCAGGATTTAACAACACTCATATCAAAATGACATGTGGGGTCACTCTAAGTCATTGACATATGGGCTAGGGTGTCAAATCCTGAAAGGCATGTGAATTTAATGTTGTATTCTATGCAATGTTTTCTTACAAACCTGAAAATCCTCTTCATATTAGACTATTTTCAGTTTAGTAAATAATGGACgaggaaaattattttttctgaatAGGATGAAAATTACTTACTACATGTAACAATTAGATAACCATCACCGATCAATTATTCATTTACCGGTCTAAGAAAAATACTAGGTGATCAAGGTTTGGTAACTgcaaatttcttcttctttttgcttcctaaatttttttatatcaaaatttaaatttgaaaaggGTAACcaacaaaatacatgaaggaAAGAAAGGTATAATTTTTCTAATGTTTTGCTAGTAGCAAAGAGACCACGTCAGATTAGTTTGTAGAGTGCAAGAAATATTAAAAGCGAGCTACCTTTGAAAAGTTGATACAAGATAATTGCTTTGTCTCATCAGCAGGTTCTAGCAGCCAGACCATTTCTTCTGTTGGTCTCTTCAACTTGACTTGTTCAATCGTTAACAAGTTCACGTTGCTGCATGCTGTTGCTATATAAACACGTCCATCCCCTCCTTGGCCAAAGCATCAACAAGACAAACAGCTACTGCTTAGCCTCCTACAGAGAGAATCAATCCACAAAAGTGAGGAGAAAGCCAAATTAAAACAAATGGCCGCCTTCTCCTACTTCCTTGTCGCTGCTTTTGTTGCATTGGTTGCTTCTCAGGCCATTGCTTCTGATCCTAGCCCGCTCCAGGACTTTTGTGTCGCCGACGTGCACTCTCCTGGTATTTATGCTTTTACACAGTCATTTTCTGATCTTCTTGCACAAAATCAATGATCAcatctatatttttttgttaGAACGTTAACTACAAACATGTATATGTTAATAATCTAATCTTTGTGTATCTATCTATAATTAATGCTTCTTTTACGTGCAGTGCGGGTGAATGGATTTGTTTGCAAGGACCCGATGGCCGTGAATGCGGATGACTTCTTCAAGGCAGCCAACCTTGACAAGCCTAGGGACACCAAAATGAGCAAGGTGGGGTCCACTGTTACTTTGATCAATGTCACGCAGATCCCTGGCCTCAACACTCTAGGAATATCTCTGGCGCGCATCGATTATGCCCCATTAGGTGAGAACCCGCCACACACCCACCCACGTGCCACTGAGATCCTCACGGTGCTCGAGGGGACGCTCTATGTCGGGTTTGTCACCTCCAACCCAAACAAACTCTTCGCCAAGGTGCTCAACAAGGGTGATGTGTTTGTATTCCCTGAGGGGCTCATCCACTTCCAATTCAACCCCGTCCATGACAAGCCGGCGGTTGCAATTGCTGCACTTAGTAGCCAAAACCCTGGGGTTATAACCATCGCCAATGCTGTCTTTGGATCAAAGCCACCAATCTCAGATGAAGTTTTGGCCAAGGCTTTTCAGGTGGAAAAGGGGACAATTGATTGGCTCCAGGCTCAGTTCTGGGAGAACAACCACTACTGAAAGCTCTAATTTGTAGGCTGTATGAGAAGATGCATATTTAGAATCCGCCAAAGATGTGTAATACTTTCTATGTTTTAAGCAATAGAAGTGTATGGCACGTAATGTTGTCCCATTTGTATTACTGGTCTTCGAATTCGCGTCAGGTTCTTTGTCTGATTGACGTTGTGTGATGTACCGTGGTGTGGTTTTTTATCCAATTAATAAAAAGATGTGATGCATAAAGAGCTTTTAGAAGTTTTGTTATGGTAGTACACGATAAGTACTTATAAATGTCGCAAAATTCATAAAAGCAAGTCATGCAATCACTAGTGAGGGCAAGGTGCTACGACTTTTATAAGGCTAGTTGTTTtcatgtgaggtactcatgttactgaatggattcatgtcatTTATGTTCATAGCAAacttaatatttctcaattcttcagtgaactaatcaaatgtggaatcaatggttctCCACTAGGCGGAATCCACTGGGTGTCATATCATTACGTCGTTGTTAGGACCCTCCTTATGGCAATGCACCAATTaagcctcctttctgttggcaaacaatcgCTACAGACAGGGAATTACAGaaaaaaataccacaccaccttcctaggaggccctttacttttcttgcctctatCCTAGTCACCActatcatttctacgcttatattgATGGGTTTCACAAACGGGGCATGGATCCAGCTTTGCATACTCTCTACGAAACAAGGTATAATCCTGcttatatacatgtattttttccattttcagtcctaaaggataaattatcttctttgcatcATAGATGCCCTTGGTCACCAGGTTCCCCTCCGATATCATATCCCTTAAcaatccagcaatgcttcaaaactcttattagttcaaccatgggttgccttcagctatagaagctttaggtcccCAAATAGCATCATGTACttcttacagttgggataaaaggGCGCCTTGGAATCTCGcacaaatttctagaatttagcaaactcaccattattatacAGGTTGTGCCACTTGACATTCCACACCATCatgtccacattctccacaaaatccatgAGATTATTATCTaccattgaaacctaatatgtcctcatccctgagatcatgatccatatcaccggGTATAAGTCattgatccacactgtcagcATGGAggccccgatccatctctccttcgttaaggccttcctcactATGTTTgttccaatatatataattcttTTTAAATCCACGTATGACCAAGTATGCATGGACATTGTCTGGTTTCatgaacttcttatcattcctgcaatcgcaatatggacaatacattgccattttaccctgatctttcatatcttccaacgcagcactcatgaaatacttcaccctactCAGGTACTCTGGACAAGTCCGAGACTCAAAGCATATCCAACTTCTGTCTGCCATCTACAAGTCCTGGCAACCCGTCGCTAATttcgtgtctcctttgtctgtttttcacgtagtagtTGTAACACTGCGACTTGTAATCATGGTTTTTGGGTTGACTAAAAAGATACGCCTAGAAAAATATAGAGATCTTGATCCCAACCCTGCCTTGCACTAGTCGAGGTGCTCCAACCTCACGCTAACAAAAACAGCCTCGACCTGCAAATGGGCGGGTGGATGACAGTCAAAGGCTATGTTGTTTGTATTTCACACAAAAATTGCACACAACTCAAAGATCACGGCAGCGATCAGATGCTTATGATCTTGGTGAAATCAGTAGCAGGATGCAGCAACACCTGATTTTGGCGAACAAAAGGGCAGCTGCGAAAAGGGCACCAACATGCAGTacctttttttagaaaaatggaTAAAAGCATCCGGCTTTTTGTATCATGAGATGCATACAGCCAACAATTGATTATTACAATATTCCAGCTATGTGTAGCAAACACACACGGGGAGAAAACATGATAAAATTGAATAAAAATTTCAGGAAGCCTATAATCTATAACTATATGACCACCCGTGCTTGGCAAAGAGCTCCATTGTCACCACCTCCAATGTATGGCATGCCTTCAGAAAGTCTTCCCTTTGGTCCTCCATATGTAGCAGTCTCCAGAACCCTAGCTAGTAAGTACCTCTGAAAAGTGTCTACATGAATGACATATTTGGTTTTTGTGAAATACAATATCATTACGACAAAGCCAAATAGCTCAAAAAATTGTAGCTATCCCAACTAAGATTATTCTCTTTCTCTTGGCTCCTATCTCCTGTAACTAAGTACCCATCATATGTGAAATGTTCCTCGGTTTCTTAATCCCTAAGGCTATTCTGACTATATACCAAATTATCTTAGCCAAGGAACATTCAAAGAAAAAGTGTTGGATATTTTTGTTATGATTACAAAAGAAGCGCTGGAGACTACCTTTCCTGTTTCTTTTGGATATattatctttggtcaaaataGTTGCATGTCCTATGTACCATAAcaattttttatctttaacGAAAGCTTGAGTTGCCATAGCCACATGTTAGGGGTGTTGATAGGGTGGTTTAGCATTTGTTTGTACATCGACTGGATTATAAATTGTCCCTTCCCATGTACTTCCCACTTGTAAATGTTTCTGTCACTAGAGAGCTGAATATGAACTAGTTGCAATGTCAACTATTGCCATTCATTTAGCTTGTCCCCTGTGATCGGTCGACGGAAGAATAAATTAAGAGGTATGCTTCTCATTACTTTCGCGACTGTGGCTTGCTTATGTCTCCCAACATTGTATAGCGAGGGAAATTGTTGGCATAGTGGGCATTTTCATAGCCAAATATGATTCCATAACTGTGTTTGCTTCCAATTCTGTAATTGAAAAGATCCCCATTTGTGGAAATCATTTTTAATCTTCATAAGACCAAACCAGAAGTGTGAGTCTCCTGGTTGTCGTTGGACTTGTGTGAGCACTTTGGAACCAAGATATTTATTCCTGAGCAGTTGTTGCCAAACCCCATCCTCATTAAGCAGCTTAAAGAGCCATTTGCTTAGgagacatatatttttgaccGAAAGGTTGGTAATTCCCAAACCACCTTGGTCCTTGGGTTGGTAAAGAATATCCCAATGTGCTAGTCTATATTTTTTTCCAGTGATTATCCCCTTGCCAGAAGAACCTAGATCATAGGTAATCCAACCTTTTTAGGACACCATGTAGGATCTCGAAGAATGACATCATGAAAACAGGAAGACTTGTTGAGGACTGAATTTAGAAGCACTAACCGGTCTCAAGTTGACATCATCTTCCCTTTCTAACTGCTCAACTGCCG contains:
- the LOC133899469 gene encoding germin-like protein 8-5; its protein translation is CKDPMVVNADDFFKAANLDKPRDTKMSKVGSNVTLINVMQIPGLNTLGISLARIDYAPLGENPPHTHPRATEILTVLEGTLYVGFVTSNPNKLFAKVLNKGDVFVFPQGLIHFQFNPVHDKPAIAIAALSSQNPGAITIANAVFGSKPPIADDVLAKAFQVEKGTIDWLQAQFWENNHY
- the LOC133898329 gene encoding germin-like protein 8-10, with protein sequence MAAFSYFLVAAFVALVASQAIASDPSPLQDFCVADVHSPVRVNGFVCKDPMAVNADDFFKAANLDKPRDTKMSKVGSTVTLINVTQIPGLNTLGISLARIDYAPLGENPPHTHPRATEILTVLEGTLYVGFVTSNPNKLFAKVLNKGDVFVFPEGLIHFQFNPVHDKPAVAIAALSSQNPGVITIANAVFGSKPPISDEVLAKAFQVEKGTIDWLQAQFWENNHY